The Mesomycoplasma ovipneumoniae genome includes a region encoding these proteins:
- a CDS encoding P97 family adhesin, with translation MPKNTNRLAIALTAVGGVAIFATTIGLVTRIRYTGENPRAELESLVSRVQNVAFKSDVFDDSTTYSQIKSQLFDESGKLIAGTDLNKFISFYTQVNSKLRKFEPTFAPNKPFLEFIDLIPNDNDQSFELRFRAKHQVDNNHTAFSTIISKKVSYAQRSQFALAEFNSNLEKITKSFKENIQNLKRQDFSSSVVNPSLTDQKIASLTRAEDFAADINKSGTEAEAIEKISQYFPDFQKLINELNFDKNNFFPFKQGTIYNFSLEKHPGTNNFISVGPNSVPSFLVKAELSDDAKFELKNFNIEDAQLLEKIDLVPQVSSSSESSQGEETAEKQAKPPTYFADVDDILSKISLRKLQFTDFKAGSKPVQTQASVQASLLASGGSEVRQLVQVATDLTQAQTQPQTETSGQQTGEQGTGGAGATTGSTGAGADGAAGTDGTSTGGTTDQSNGESGAEQPETAPAKPEDKTKELVKYLEISTRTVNDFFASFNKKIYSSIREKSKEVVDKINSELLIKPISLDFGDFNKYFDKKQPEGVDFYLDLSKAQEKDGVNTENSNLEIPVVINLYSSFFGDSENKLLGSKTSVFEIPNFKKVGTQTGTAGVNIESNLDTERKTFYNLDGLPSTSSQATSVTVSTAGTATTQNKQIRIGSTTAYISKAELENLIGGTSEGTEQTTESKAPKFEEIKKIIGNPFQYAYDFDANESMLRAWVGQQKFPKPEDFANFTENNFIASDYKIKSLKSDKFFKNEYDVASFYAYLIQMEPAQVLNYLFEIAKANGLVDKDASINLNDIKDDNIFKIASDVKLKTTQDNPVYSLDFNNQFLGFDSRGWISNLFLPKTVWEKTNTLINDSDIFKQLNEYSPVKVEADSATGSGGVSTTSSGTGDDLYKSLQEAAKKIKENLKKQSSSILKAGDGSGGGSGSSGSESTTQTSIQAEIKKFFEEKTQSLSTLKDLLLAFYFKAKELSNFNAWSKLGSDLDYKIVFEKQTGSTTSSGGGETLTAPSGLEDYKLTYYYKVFDKNTGVDKYQTPKIDLNLWVNKQDTQRTERDELNKAVLSIPPSFSLFYLKKDEFEKLAKGQSDQTTDNKKFEETSVFKEIQTKIQENNKDLKLSVVSIDEDKISPQRFKVVNLQIEKTTPTTGSEGSAPAQSVKSSLSFQVRIALDDTEQK, from the coding sequence ATGCCTAAAAATACTAATAGATTAGCAATAGCACTGACCGCTGTTGGCGGTGTTGCTATTTTTGCAACGACTATTGGGCTTGTAACTCGAATTCGCTATACAGGAGAAAATCCCCGAGCTGAATTAGAAAGTCTAGTTTCGCGAGTCCAAAATGTTGCCTTTAAATCTGATGTCTTTGATGATTCTACCACATATAGCCAAATAAAATCACAACTTTTTGACGAAAGTGGAAAATTAATAGCTGGTACAGATTTAAATAAATTTATATCTTTTTACACACAGGTTAACTCCAAACTACGTAAATTTGAGCCAACTTTTGCACCAAATAAGCCATTTTTAGAATTTATTGACTTAATTCCAAATGATAATGATCAAAGTTTTGAGCTCCGTTTCCGTGCAAAGCACCAAGTTGATAACAATCACACAGCATTTTCAACCATTATCTCAAAAAAAGTGTCTTACGCACAACGTTCACAATTTGCTCTTGCTGAATTTAATTCAAACTTAGAAAAAATAACCAAAAGTTTCAAAGAAAATATCCAAAATCTAAAAAGACAAGATTTTAGCTCTAGTGTTGTAAATCCAAGTTTAACTGATCAAAAAATTGCATCTTTAACTCGTGCAGAAGATTTTGCCGCTGATATTAATAAATCTGGAACTGAAGCAGAGGCTATTGAAAAAATAAGTCAATATTTCCCTGATTTTCAAAAATTAATTAATGAATTAAATTTTGACAAAAATAATTTTTTCCCTTTCAAACAAGGAACAATTTACAATTTTAGTTTAGAAAAACACCCTGGAACAAATAATTTTATTTCAGTTGGCCCAAATTCAGTTCCAAGTTTTTTAGTTAAGGCTGAATTAAGTGATGATGCAAAATTTGAACTTAAAAATTTCAATATTGAAGATGCCCAATTGCTTGAAAAAATTGATTTAGTGCCGCAGGTTAGTTCAAGTTCTGAGTCAAGTCAAGGTGAAGAAACTGCAGAAAAACAAGCTAAACCACCAACTTATTTTGCTGATGTAGACGATATTTTGTCTAAAATTTCACTCAGAAAATTACAGTTTACTGATTTTAAAGCTGGAAGTAAGCCGGTTCAAACTCAAGCTTCAGTTCAAGCTAGCTTATTAGCCTCTGGAGGTTCAGAAGTTAGACAATTAGTTCAGGTTGCCACCGATCTTACCCAAGCTCAGACCCAACCTCAAACTGAAACATCTGGGCAGCAAACTGGTGAACAAGGGACCGGAGGAGCAGGAGCAACTACAGGATCAACTGGGGCAGGAGCAGATGGCGCAGCTGGAACAGACGGAACATCAACTGGCGGAACCACAGATCAATCTAACGGAGAATCTGGCGCTGAGCAACCTGAAACTGCTCCAGCTAAACCTGAAGACAAAACAAAAGAATTAGTCAAATATCTTGAAATTTCAACTCGCACTGTAAATGATTTTTTCGCTAGTTTTAATAAAAAAATATATTCTTCTATTAGAGAAAAATCCAAAGAAGTAGTAGATAAAATAAATTCTGAATTATTAATTAAGCCAATTTCCCTTGATTTTGGTGATTTTAATAAATATTTTGACAAAAAACAACCTGAGGGCGTTGATTTTTACTTAGATCTTTCTAAAGCACAAGAAAAAGATGGTGTTAATACAGAAAATTCAAATCTTGAAATCCCGGTTGTAATTAATCTTTATTCAAGTTTTTTTGGCGACTCAGAAAACAAACTTTTAGGATCTAAAACTTCAGTTTTTGAAATTCCTAATTTCAAGAAGGTTGGAACACAAACTGGGACAGCGGGCGTAAATATTGAATCTAATTTAGATACAGAGCGAAAAACATTCTATAATCTTGATGGTTTACCTTCAACTTCTTCTCAGGCAACTTCAGTTACTGTTTCAACAGCAGGAACAGCAACTACCCAAAATAAACAAATTAGAATCGGTTCAACAACAGCTTATATTTCTAAAGCTGAATTAGAAAATTTAATCGGTGGAACTAGCGAGGGAACCGAGCAAACTACTGAATCAAAAGCACCTAAATTTGAAGAAATTAAGAAAATTATTGGAAATCCTTTCCAATATGCATATGATTTTGATGCAAATGAGTCAATGCTAAGAGCTTGAGTTGGACAGCAAAAATTCCCTAAACCTGAAGATTTTGCTAACTTTACAGAAAATAATTTTATTGCATCAGATTACAAAATAAAATCATTGAAATCTGATAAATTCTTCAAAAATGAATATGATGTTGCTTCCTTTTATGCGTATTTAATCCAAATGGAACCTGCTCAGGTTTTAAATTATCTATTTGAAATTGCTAAAGCAAATGGCTTAGTTGATAAAGATGCTTCAATTAATCTAAATGATATAAAAGATGACAATATTTTCAAAATTGCATCAGATGTTAAGCTTAAGACAACCCAAGACAATCCAGTTTATTCACTTGATTTTAACAACCAGTTTTTAGGTTTTGACTCTCGTGGTTGAATTTCTAATCTATTTTTACCAAAAACTGTTTGAGAAAAAACAAATACTTTAATTAATGACAGTGATATTTTTAAACAGTTAAATGAATATTCACCTGTTAAAGTTGAAGCAGATTCAGCAACTGGTTCAGGAGGAGTATCAACAACTAGCTCAGGAACAGGCGATGATCTTTATAAATCATTGCAAGAAGCTGCTAAAAAAATTAAAGAAAATCTTAAAAAACAAAGTTCCTCAATTTTAAAAGCCGGTGATGGTAGTGGTGGTGGCTCAGGAAGTTCAGGTTCAGAGTCAACTACTCAAACTTCAATTCAAGCTGAAATCAAAAAATTCTTCGAAGAAAAAACACAATCACTTAGCACTTTAAAAGATTTATTGCTAGCATTTTACTTTAAAGCTAAAGAATTAAGCAACTTTAATGCTTGATCAAAATTAGGCAGTGATCTAGATTATAAAATTGTTTTTGAAAAACAGACAGGTTCAACAACTTCATCAGGTGGTGGTGAAACTCTTACCGCACCTTCTGGTCTTGAGGACTATAAATTAACCTATTATTACAAGGTTTTTGACAAAAATACAGGCGTTGATAAATATCAAACTCCAAAAATTGACTTAAATTTATGAGTTAATAAACAAGATACTCAAAGAACTGAAAGAGATGAATTAAATAAAGCTGTTTTAAGTATTCCACCATCATTTTCACTGTTTTACCTTAAAAAAGATGAATTTGAGAAGCTCGCAAAAGGTCAATCTGATCAAACTACAGACAATAAAAAATTCGAAGAAACTTCAGTATTCAAAGAAATTCAAACAAAAATTCAAGAAAACAATAAAGATCTCAAACTCTCAGTTGTTTCAATAGATGAAGATAAAATCAGTCCGCAAAGATTTAAAGTTGTGAATTTACAAATCGAAAAAACTACACCAACAACTGGTTCCGAAGGTTCTGCACCTGCTCAGTCAGTTAAGTCAAGTCTTAGTTTCCAAGTTAGAATTGCACTAGATGATACAGAACAAAAATAA
- a CDS encoding P110/LppT family adhesin N-terminal domain — MLNKENKSKSIKTIISTGFSITAILTTIVAVPIGLTIFERSYSSQIFGNVDKNEVVSLKTQSTFSEEDFIKVLNELKLHDQYKNLSAKTALSLAKNPSYAFNFLNAYDFSPITKHNFRVVLDIEKASPSGTEVKNVVVYAHSDQFKLTYSKQTDLKGFAQSDKADGDLVGFQIDLEKSKLELTGTKNSNLVASEVAFKLDNDFQAFYKRTRSKSQAFSDALFQNGLAYNLVNTLGLPSILEKGYVLAPKTVENQKAKQEKIVMVGDSDTKRVDSLMKVENLVFKNLNDNAGTLSIAFELKDPAGKLIKEFDFPILGIKKLSDDVKTVEEKILSQFSNFVQLKPLVQIALVKDNLSLAQIVYKTDNNPVNLATVLSKITQNSQQNGRQSQVSTQLFQDPGQNSQANNAKVDINRQDLSAFFNLKSEKFQVPGLDGYYVKINSIKLAENLTQAQKDKLVQENKVSFEVDFQIEKQLNIEAPYLENEFVKSNYPKVLESSLASLGKGNDSKFVLVDLGSSKSNVEVQLDYDENQRKVLNAVLEQNSEVDFTNLDKIDLEDPKFENFNPLVKTFEFKENPNGPKLTLEYVKSLVSEVVEDAKKQKTFTEVAKKLFILDLGMEPESASALQKYIDRNKPRFEPTSKDTGSEKPKEDEKKTEGEGEKKPEEGAGTTPPADSQPSTGAPAPTPPAPAPAQPPAAAPAAGSAPAATSTSGSQTTSSTTAFQDDPNTKTKDDQDAKTKTETNEVSTFKGLGVELWAFLQKSNYSALGQTDYQAEVVTKSDSQIDVILSFGPKTETETKDSNPKAIFSITQLENDADYDVLRSYNPTVFFDFRQNQKTDGSDKITKIQPLNRGDVKIDLENDKDNVASQDGLLVTKAVEIREVPASPQEAAANEPTAPTMPATTMPASTEMPAPTAVAASETAATVPASETATVPTATTETMTTAATPTVEPKKQVLESGVIFLAFQPHNISDNKKHYLIASEDGKGIFIKKIKLDGGKNEKFALGVDENPGDTSSSDGSGPKVDSFVALVSGIDGEADTRLLFDESSGTNGTSTGEVRNRVEFTLAPVPPEPFRQTNVNKEESDDFDFIKDGDLMFLTLIKDKQKWTIWLTSSKAKNPYNQRISSVLDLSLGSPVDHAKSLTWTHLGPRVESTSTAVATSETQTQTATTETASPTQILFKGFAVYDSPTLATNVETVSTLNNLFIKKFIK; from the coding sequence ATGTTAAATAAAGAAAATAAGTCAAAAAGTATAAAAACAATAATTTCCACAGGTTTTTCGATCACCGCAATTCTTACAACAATCGTTGCAGTTCCTATTGGTTTAACAATTTTTGAGAGATCATATAGTTCACAAATTTTTGGAAACGTTGATAAAAATGAAGTTGTCAGTTTAAAAACTCAGTCTACCTTTAGCGAAGAAGATTTTATTAAAGTCCTTAATGAACTAAAATTACACGACCAGTATAAAAATTTATCAGCAAAAACAGCCCTTTCACTGGCTAAAAATCCTTCATATGCATTTAATTTTTTAAATGCATATGACTTTAGTCCAATAACAAAGCACAATTTCCGGGTAGTTTTAGATATTGAAAAAGCAAGTCCTTCTGGCACTGAAGTAAAAAATGTTGTAGTTTATGCTCATTCAGATCAATTTAAACTTACTTATTCAAAACAAACTGATCTTAAAGGTTTTGCCCAAAGCGATAAGGCTGATGGTGATTTAGTTGGATTCCAAATTGATCTTGAAAAGTCAAAACTAGAACTTACAGGTACAAAAAACTCCAATTTAGTAGCCTCAGAAGTTGCTTTCAAACTTGATAATGACTTTCAAGCTTTTTATAAAAGAACACGTTCAAAATCACAAGCTTTTTCTGATGCTCTGTTCCAAAATGGACTGGCTTATAATTTAGTTAATACTTTAGGTCTGCCTTCAATTTTGGAAAAAGGTTATGTTTTAGCACCAAAAACAGTTGAAAACCAAAAAGCTAAACAAGAAAAAATAGTTATGGTTGGCGATTCAGACACCAAAAGAGTTGACAGTCTAATGAAAGTTGAAAACTTAGTTTTCAAAAATCTTAACGATAATGCCGGAACTCTTTCAATTGCTTTTGAACTAAAAGATCCAGCTGGTAAACTTATCAAAGAATTTGACTTTCCAATTTTAGGAATTAAAAAATTAAGCGATGATGTAAAAACTGTTGAGGAAAAAATTCTTTCACAATTTAGCAATTTTGTTCAATTAAAACCACTGGTTCAAATTGCACTTGTCAAAGATAATCTAAGTTTGGCCCAAATTGTCTACAAAACTGATAATAACCCCGTTAATCTCGCCACAGTCTTGAGCAAAATTACGCAAAACTCACAACAAAATGGACGACAGAGCCAAGTTTCGACCCAACTTTTCCAAGATCCAGGCCAAAATTCACAAGCTAATAATGCCAAAGTTGACATAAACCGCCAAGATTTAAGCGCTTTTTTCAATTTAAAGTCTGAAAAATTCCAAGTTCCTGGACTTGATGGTTATTATGTTAAAATTAACAGCATTAAATTAGCAGAAAATTTAACCCAAGCGCAAAAAGATAAACTTGTACAAGAAAATAAAGTTTCTTTTGAGGTTGATTTTCAAATAGAAAAACAACTAAATATTGAAGCTCCTTACCTTGAAAATGAATTTGTTAAGTCAAATTATCCAAAAGTTCTTGAATCTTCTCTTGCAAGTTTAGGAAAAGGAAATGATTCTAAATTTGTTTTAGTTGACCTTGGTTCTTCAAAATCTAATGTTGAAGTTCAACTTGATTATGATGAAAATCAGCGAAAAGTTCTAAATGCTGTTCTAGAACAAAACTCAGAAGTTGACTTTACAAATTTAGACAAAATTGATCTTGAAGATCCAAAGTTTGAAAACTTTAATCCTCTAGTTAAAACTTTTGAATTCAAAGAAAATCCTAATGGTCCAAAATTAACTTTAGAATATGTTAAATCTCTAGTTTCAGAAGTAGTTGAAGATGCTAAAAAACAAAAAACTTTTACTGAAGTAGCTAAAAAACTTTTCATTTTAGATTTAGGAATGGAACCTGAAAGTGCCAGCGCTCTCCAAAAATATATAGATAGAAACAAACCAAGATTTGAACCTACTTCTAAAGACACTGGTAGCGAAAAACCAAAAGAAGATGAGAAAAAAACAGAGGGAGAAGGCGAGAAAAAACCAGAAGAAGGAGCAGGTACAACACCACCAGCAGATTCTCAACCATCAACTGGCGCTCCAGCTCCAACCCCTCCTGCTCCTGCTCCTGCTCAACCTCCTGCAGCCGCTCCAGCCGCTGGTTCAGCTCCTGCCGCTACTTCAACATCTGGATCCCAAACAACCTCATCAACAACAGCATTCCAAGATGATCCAAATACTAAAACTAAAGATGATCAAGACGCTAAAACTAAAACTGAAACAAATGAAGTTTCAACTTTTAAAGGTTTAGGTGTTGAACTTTGAGCATTTTTACAAAAATCTAATTATTCTGCACTTGGTCAAACTGATTATCAAGCAGAAGTAGTTACAAAATCTGATAGTCAAATTGATGTAATTCTTAGTTTTGGTCCAAAAACTGAAACAGAGACAAAAGATTCAAATCCTAAAGCTATTTTCTCAATTACACAATTAGAAAACGATGCTGATTATGATGTATTAAGAAGTTATAATCCAACCGTATTTTTTGATTTTCGCCAAAATCAAAAAACAGATGGAAGTGACAAAATTACAAAAATACAACCACTTAACCGTGGCGATGTAAAAATTGATCTTGAAAATGATAAAGATAATGTTGCTAGTCAAGATGGATTATTAGTAACTAAAGCTGTTGAAATTAGAGAGGTTCCGGCAAGTCCACAGGAAGCTGCGGCGAATGAACCAACCGCGCCAACTATGCCAGCAACCACAATGCCAGCAAGTACTGAAATGCCAGCGCCAACTGCAGTGGCTGCAAGTGAAACAGCAGCTACTGTGCCAGCAAGTGAAACAGCGACAGTACCAACAGCTACAACAGAAACAATGACAACTGCAGCTACACCTACTGTTGAACCTAAAAAACAAGTTCTTGAATCTGGAGTAATATTTTTAGCTTTCCAACCGCATAATATTAGTGATAATAAAAAGCATTATTTAATTGCATCCGAAGATGGTAAAGGTATTTTCATTAAAAAAATCAAACTAGATGGTGGCAAAAATGAGAAATTTGCTTTAGGTGTTGATGAAAACCCGGGAGATACTTCCTCTAGCGATGGTTCAGGTCCCAAAGTTGACTCATTTGTTGCTTTAGTTTCCGGAATTGATGGAGAAGCCGACACTCGACTTCTATTTGATGAGTCTTCTGGTACTAATGGTACTTCTACCGGTGAAGTAAGAAATAGAGTTGAATTTACACTTGCGCCCGTTCCCCCTGAACCTTTCAGACAAACTAATGTAAATAAAGAAGAATCCGATGACTTTGACTTTATTAAAGATGGAGATTTAATGTTCTTAACTTTAATAAAAGATAAGCAAAAATGGACAATTTGACTAACTTCTTCAAAAGCAAAAAATCCTTATAATCAAAGAATTTCTAGTGTTTTAGACCTAAGTTTAGGAAGTCCTGTTGATCACGCCAAAAGTTTAACTTGAACTCATTTAGGTCCTAGAGTTGAATCAACTTCAACTGCAGTTGCAACTAGTGAAACACAAACTCAAACTGCCACAACTGAAACTGCATCTCCAACTCAAATCTTGTTCAAAGGTTTTGCAGTTTATGACTCACCTACTTTAGCAACCAATGTTGAAACTGTTTCAACCTTAAATAATCTTTTTATTAAAAAATTCATTAAATAA
- the nrdF gene encoding class 1b ribonucleoside-diphosphate reductase subunit beta, with protein MSQENNNLKIKQKNDYYNLSVSPLEYAYNNFSGKMRSVNWNVINDPKDLEVWTRVVQNFWIPEKIPLSNDLESWRSLSPEWQQLVTRTFTGLTLLDTIQATIGDVAQIGHSLTDHEQVIYANFAFMVGVHARSYGSIFSTFCSSEEIEEAHNWVINNEKLQKRARILIPFYVGKDPLKSKVAAALMPGFLLYGGFYLPFYLSSRSKLPNTSDIIRLILRDKVIHNYYSGYKYQRKVEKLSPEKQKEMKDFVFDLLYKLIDLEKDYLYDLYSEVGIAESAIKFSLYNAGKFLQNLGYDSPFTKEETEIEPEVFSQLSARADENHDFFSGNGSSYVMALAEETEDEDWEF; from the coding sequence ATGAGTCAAGAAAACAACAATTTAAAAATTAAACAAAAAAATGATTACTATAACCTTTCAGTTTCGCCTCTGGAATATGCCTATAATAATTTTTCGGGAAAAATGCGTTCAGTAAACTGAAATGTCATCAATGATCCTAAAGATTTAGAAGTTTGAACCCGTGTAGTTCAAAATTTCTGAATTCCAGAAAAAATTCCCCTTTCAAACGATTTAGAATCATGAAGAAGTCTGTCACCAGAATGACAACAACTTGTAACCCGAACTTTTACAGGTCTAACTCTGCTTGATACAATTCAAGCAACAATTGGTGATGTAGCCCAAATTGGTCATTCTCTGACCGATCACGAGCAAGTTATATATGCTAATTTTGCCTTTATGGTGGGGGTTCATGCTCGTTCTTATGGTTCGATTTTTTCAACTTTTTGTTCAAGTGAAGAAATCGAAGAGGCACACAATTGAGTAATAAATAATGAAAAATTACAAAAAAGAGCAAGAATTCTAATCCCTTTTTATGTTGGAAAAGATCCTTTAAAATCAAAAGTTGCTGCCGCACTAATGCCTGGTTTTCTACTTTATGGCGGTTTTTATCTTCCTTTTTACCTTTCTTCAAGATCAAAACTGCCAAATACTTCTGATATAATCCGTTTAATTTTACGCGACAAAGTGATCCACAATTATTATTCAGGCTATAAATATCAAAGAAAGGTTGAAAAATTAAGCCCTGAAAAACAAAAAGAAATGAAAGACTTTGTTTTTGATTTACTTTATAAATTAATCGACTTAGAAAAAGATTACTTATATGACTTATATTCTGAAGTTGGAATTGCCGAATCTGCAATAAAATTTAGTCTTTATAATGCTGGCAAATTTTTACAAAATTTAGGATATGACTCACCTTTTACAAAAGAAGAAACTGAAATTGAACCTGAAGTTTTTAGCCAATTATCGGCTCGGGCAGACGAAAATCATGATTTTTTCTCAGGAAATGGCTCTTCTTATGTAATGGCTCTTGCTGAAGAAACTGAAGATGAAGACTGGGAGTTCTAA
- the nrdI gene encoding class Ib ribonucleoside-diphosphate reductase assembly flavoprotein NrdI yields MENNQKPYELGDYSKPKGEIFLVYFSSISNNTHRFIEKLGFKNQRIPIDLDSQIEVSQDYVLFCPTYSGGKGDTSGSVPKPVIKFLNNEQNRKFCKGVIASGNTNFGDTYALAGPVLSKKLNVPFLYHFELLGTSDDVINVKTILNNFWEK; encoded by the coding sequence ATGGAAAATAACCAAAAACCCTATGAATTAGGTGATTATTCTAAACCTAAAGGTGAAATTTTTCTTGTTTATTTCTCTTCAATTTCTAATAATACTCACCGTTTTATTGAAAAACTTGGCTTTAAAAATCAAAGAATTCCAATTGATCTTGACTCTCAAATTGAAGTCAGTCAAGATTATGTACTTTTTTGCCCTACTTACAGCGGCGGAAAAGGTGACACAAGCGGATCGGTACCAAAACCGGTAATAAAATTTTTAAATAATGAACAAAACCGTAAATTTTGTAAAGGAGTTATCGCCTCTGGAAACACTAATTTTGGCGATACATACGCTCTTGCTGGCCCGGTTTTGTCAAAAAAATTGAATGTCCCTTTTTTATATCACTTTGAGCTCTTAGGGACTTCTGATGATGTTATTAATGTTAAGACAATATTAAATAATTTTTGGGAAAAATAA
- the nrdE gene encoding class 1b ribonucleoside-diphosphate reductase subunit alpha, with amino-acid sequence MKTHDKNHVFSSSSSESYISLNAKAKLFSKNPDAYKFDILAGQKYISEHIEPRFKVFNSFKDRINFLLSQNYYDPAVINQYSFEQLEELNQKAWSYNHFFPSFMGAFKFYSSYALKSDDNLTYLEHFPDRALLNSLFLANGNFEDAKEILEQIMLGRFQPATPTFLNAGKLRRGEFVSCYLIRVEDNMESISRAITTSLQLSKRGGGVSVLLTNLRELGAPIKNIENQATGVIPVMKILEDSFSYANQLGQRQGAGAVYLNVHHPDILSFLDTKRENADEKIRIKSLSLGVIIPNITLTLAKNNEQMALFSVYDTEKFYKKPFSDISISQEYYKMLDNPKIKKTFISARKLFQTIAELQFESGYPYILFEDTVNDANAHPDRVVMSNLCSEITQPSTPSSYFPDLSFKEIGQDICCNLGSLNIDKAMESGKDFQKMVHYSIVGLDSVSRNSDLSVAPSIQKGNNLNHAIGLGAMNLHGFLAKNQIMYDSEEALDFTNIFFYCLAFSAFKSSLELAKKFGPFAGFEKTTFASGKYFEKYTKVDKSTFVPKTARIQQLFEDYQVAIPSQEDWIELVEQIKIHGIANSHLMAIAPTGSISYLNSCTPSLQPVVAPVEVRKEGKLGRIYVPSYQLGPKTYDFYQKGAYELGPIPIINIVAEAQKHVDQSISMTLFLTDKATTRDLNKAYIHAFKKGCKSIYYVRIRQDVLEDSENYEFCESCSI; translated from the coding sequence ATGAAAACACACGACAAAAATCACGTTTTTAGTTCTAGTAGCTCTGAAAGTTATATTAGCCTAAATGCAAAGGCCAAATTATTTTCAAAAAATCCAGATGCATATAAATTTGATATTTTAGCCGGGCAAAAATATATTAGTGAACATATTGAGCCTCGATTTAAAGTATTTAATTCGTTCAAAGACCGAATTAATTTTTTGCTTAGCCAAAATTATTATGACCCTGCAGTCATAAATCAATATTCATTTGAACAACTTGAAGAATTAAACCAAAAAGCTTGAAGTTATAATCATTTTTTCCCTTCATTTATGGGTGCTTTTAAATTTTATTCTTCATATGCCCTAAAATCTGATGATAATTTAACATATTTAGAACATTTTCCTGACCGAGCTTTGTTAAATAGTTTATTTTTGGCTAATGGAAATTTCGAAGATGCCAAAGAAATTCTTGAGCAAATAATGTTAGGTAGATTTCAGCCAGCTACCCCAACTTTTTTAAATGCAGGAAAACTAAGAAGAGGAGAGTTTGTTTCTTGCTATTTAATTAGAGTTGAAGACAATATGGAATCAATTTCGCGGGCAATCACAACTTCTTTGCAACTTTCAAAGCGTGGTGGCGGAGTTAGTGTTTTACTGACAAACCTACGTGAATTAGGGGCGCCAATTAAAAACATTGAAAATCAAGCAACAGGTGTAATTCCTGTCATGAAAATACTTGAAGACTCTTTTTCGTATGCAAACCAACTTGGACAACGTCAAGGTGCTGGCGCTGTTTATTTAAATGTTCACCATCCTGATATTTTGTCTTTCCTTGATACAAAAAGGGAAAATGCTGATGAAAAAATCAGAATAAAATCGCTGTCTCTGGGCGTTATAATCCCAAATATAACACTAACACTGGCCAAAAACAACGAGCAAATGGCACTTTTTTCTGTCTATGATACCGAAAAATTTTATAAAAAACCTTTTAGTGACATTTCAATCAGTCAAGAATACTACAAAATGTTAGATAATCCCAAAATTAAAAAAACCTTTATTTCAGCAAGAAAATTATTTCAAACAATTGCTGAATTACAATTTGAAAGCGGTTATCCTTATATTTTATTTGAAGACACTGTTAATGATGCAAATGCTCATCCTGATCGGGTTGTAATGTCAAATTTATGTTCAGAAATTACTCAACCTTCAACTCCAAGTTCTTATTTTCCTGACCTAAGTTTTAAAGAAATTGGCCAGGATATCTGCTGTAATTTAGGTTCACTAAACATTGACAAAGCCATGGAATCAGGTAAAGATTTTCAAAAAATGGTTCACTATTCAATTGTTGGCCTTGATAGTGTCTCAAGAAATTCTGATCTTTCAGTTGCCCCTTCAATTCAAAAAGGGAATAATCTAAACCATGCAATTGGACTTGGAGCTATGAATTTACACGGTTTTTTAGCCAAAAACCAAATAATGTATGACTCAGAAGAAGCCCTTGACTTTACAAATATTTTCTTTTATTGTCTAGCTTTTTCAGCTTTTAAGTCTTCTTTAGAATTGGCAAAAAAATTTGGGCCTTTTGCTGGTTTTGAAAAAACCACATTTGCCAGCGGCAAATATTTTGAAAAATATACAAAAGTTGATAAGTCCACTTTTGTACCTAAAACCGCTAGAATTCAGCAACTTTTTGAAGACTATCAAGTTGCAATTCCATCTCAAGAAGACTGAATTGAACTGGTAGAGCAAATTAAAATTCACGGAATTGCCAATTCACATTTAATGGCAATTGCTCCAACTGGGTCAATTTCTTATCTTAATTCTTGTACCCCTTCGCTTCAGCCAGTTGTTGCCCCTGTTGAAGTTAGAAAAGAAGGAAAACTAGGGCGAATTTATGTTCCTTCATACCAATTAGGTCCAAAAACATACGACTTTTATCAAAAAGGAGCATATGAACTTGGACCAATTCCAATTATTAACATCGTTGCCGAAGCCCAAAAACACGTGGATCAGTCAATTTCAATGACATTATTTTTAACTGACAAAGCAACAACTCGCGATTTAAATAAAGCATATATTCATGCCTTTAAAAAAGGTTGCAAGTCAATTTATTATGTAAGAATTCGCCAAGATGTCCTTGAAGATTCAGAAAACTATGAATTTTGCGAGTCTTGTTCCATTTAA